DNA from Armatimonadota bacterium:
TGGCCGTGCCGGTGGTGGACGGGGCCGGGCGGCTGCTCGGCATCGTCACCGCCGACGACATCCTGGAGGTCGTGGAGGAGGAGGCCAGCGAGGAGGTCTTCACCCTCACCGGCCCGGTGGCCGAGGAGACGCTGCAGCTGGACGGCTTCCCCTGGTCGGCGGCGCGGCGGCGGACCTTCTGGATGGTGGTGAACTTCGGCACGGCGCTGCTGGCGGCGGCGGTGGTCGGGCTCTTCACCCCGGTGATCGAGACCTTCCTGGTGCTGGTCTTCTTCATGCCGCTGATGATGGCCACCGCCGGCAACGTGGCCACGCAGTCCCTCGCCCTCACCGTGCGCGGGCTGGCCGGTCCGCGCCCGCCGCGCCTGGGGACGGCCCTGCGCCGCGAGGCCACGACCGGGCTGCGCCTGGGGTTGGGGGTGGGGGCGCTGCTGGGGGGCGTGGGGGTGGCCTGGCAGCACGACCCCTGGCTCGGCCTGGTCCTCCTCCTGGCCATGCTGGTCACGCTGACCGTGGCGGCCGCCGCCGGGGTCCTCGTCCCCGTGGCGCTGCGCCGGGCCCGGGTCGACCCCGCGATCGCGGCCGGGCCGATCGTCACCACTGTCACCGACCTGGCCAGCGTCACGCTCTACTTCTCCCTGGCCGCAGTCCTGCTGCGGTTGCGCCCATGACCACGCTCGAGCCCCGCCTTCAGGCGCTGCGCGACCGGACCCTGCGGCTCCACCCCGCGGACGCGGCGGAGCTCCTGCGGGACCTCCCCGACCAGGACCTGGCCCAGGTCCTCGCCTCCCTTCCCCCGCCGCAGGCTGGGCTGGTCCTGGAGGCGCTGGGACCGGAGCGGGTGGAACCGGTCCTCCCGCTGCTGGGTGTGGAGCGCGCCTCCGACCTCCTGGAGGAGATGTCCAGCGACGAGGCCGCCGACCTCCTGAGCGAGCTCGGCCCCGAGGCGGCCGGGCGATTGCTGGCCACGATGGCCCCTCCGGAGGCCGGGCGCGTCCTCCCGCTCCTCCCCTACCGGGAGGGGACGGCGGGGGCCCTCATGGCCACCGAGGTGGTCACCCTGCCGCAGGGGATCACCGCCGGCGAGGCCCTGGAGGTGCTGCGCCGGCGCGCCCCCGACGCCGAGACCATCTACTACGTCTACGTGGTGGACGCGCAGGGGCGGCTGGTCGGCGTCCTCTCGCTGCGCGACCTCATCCTGGCCGACCCCGACCGGGCCATCGACGAGATCACCAACGACCGCGTCATCGCCGTGCGCGCCGACGAGGACCAGGAGGCGGTGGCGCGCCTCTTCGACCGGTACGGGCTGCTGGCGCTGCCCGTGGTGGACGGTGAGCGCCGGCTGCTGGGCGTCGTCACCCTGGACGACGTGCTGGACGTCCTCGAGGAGGAGGCCGAGGAGGACATCCTCAAGCTCTCCGGCGTGGGCGAGGACGCGGCCCGGGTGGAGGGGGAGGAGCTCCGCACCGACCGCATGGCGCTGTTGCGCCTGCCCTGGCTGCTGCTGGCGGTGTTGATCGAGCTGGTCGGGGCGCGGGTCATCGAAGGGTTCGCCGGCGCGCTGCGCACGCTCGTGGCCATCGCCTACTTCATCCCCGTGCTCAACAGCATGGCCGGGAACCTGGGCATCCAGACGGTGGCCCTGGTGGTGCGCGGGTACGCCCGCGGGGAGATCGCCCCGGAGCGGTTGCCGGCGCTCCTCCTGCGGGAGGTGGCCGTGGCGGCGGTGATCGCCGCG
Protein-coding regions in this window:
- the mgtE gene encoding magnesium transporter; translation: MTTLEPRLQALRDRTLRLHPADAAELLRDLPDQDLAQVLASLPPPQAGLVLEALGPERVEPVLPLLGVERASDLLEEMSSDEAADLLSELGPEAAGRLLATMAPPEAGRVLPLLPYREGTAGALMATEVVTLPQGITAGEALEVLRRRAPDAETIYYVYVVDAQGRLVGVLSLRDLILADPDRAIDEITNDRVIAVRADEDQEAVARLFDRYGLLALPVVDGERRLLGVVTLDDVLDVLEEEAEEDILKLSGVGEDAARVEGEELRTDRMALLRLPWLLLAVLIELVGARVIEGFAGALRTLVAIAYFIPVLNSMAGNLGIQTVALVVRGYARGEIAPERLPALLLREVAVAAVIAAASAALVAGVALGWQGVPTLALITGIAMAVALLIAAAAGMTIPLLLIRAGRDPAVASGPLVTSLLDLSTV
- the mgtE gene encoding magnesium transporter: MITDPFVREAAAALESRTVGRLHTLIEGLHPADLAELLRRLAEPHRLALLLLLDEERAAAVLEELEPDEQVGLVRALTDEQVSGLLEEMATDEVVDLLGELPAERVGRLLRLMGAEEAERIRQLLRFPEGSAGALMTTDLVTVPADLTVGQAIAEVRRRGREAELLYYVYVTEGARLVGVVTLRQLIVAPPDAPLREVMTTGLVTTSPWADREQVAHLIEKYDLLAVPVVDGAGRLLGIVTADDILEVVEEEASEEVFTLTGPVAEETLQLDGFPWSAARRRTFWMVVNFGTALLAAAVVGLFTPVIETFLVLVFFMPLMMATAGNVATQSLALTVRGLAGPRPPRLGTALRREATTGLRLGLGVGALLGGVGVAWQHDPWLGLVLLLAMLVTLTVAAAAGVLVPVALRRARVDPAIAAGPIVTTVTDLASVTLYFSLAAVLLRLRP